The Electrophorus electricus isolate fEleEle1 chromosome 15, fEleEle1.pri, whole genome shotgun sequence genome segment ATGTTCCTGTGACTTTGCTAAAATTCATGTTTACAAGCCACAATGCTTCTGGGTGAATGTCCTTTGGACAGGTGAGAGAAAACCAAAGTTTTCTGGCAAGTCACATCACATCAGAAAAGAACGCCATACATACTGTGAAACGTGAAGGAGGCTGGGATATGTATGGGGATATTTTGTTGCGAATGGCACCGGGGGCATTGAACCTGTGCTGGGCACAATGAAATCTCAAGACTATCAAGACATTCTGGAGCCAAACACACTGTACAGTTTTTGAAAGCTCTGTCTCAGCTGCAGGCCACAGGTCctccagcaggacaatgatAATAACAAACAGCTAAAAACACCCAAGAATGTCTAAGAAAACAACACTGGACTATTCTGAAGTGACCTCCGATGGGCCCTGATCCAGCGCCAACCGAACATCTATGGGGAGCGCTGCAACGTGCAGTCTGGAGAAGACACCTTCAAACCCGAGATGGGTGGAGCAGTTCGCTCAGgaagagtgggtgggtggagacaTCTCAGCCAGAGCTACAGAAATCGCGTGTGTGCAGCGATTGCCTCTCAAAGTTACAAACTATTAGCTTAAGGGTGCCATCATTTTTGtccatgttattttcttttttattatttaaaatattctgttgaaccataaatttaaaaaataatatcaaaAATCACATTTGTCCATGTTTGTAATTCATTTAGTGCTAAAAGACAATGATTTGCAACACGCAACTGAACAGACTTccaaatgtgtgcattttttgtGATTTAAGGCATTCCTCAGGCACACCGAGGTAAAGGCATTTAAAATACACGCACCCATTCTCATCCactcccttctctttccatccagtcatCTTAACTTCATTTCTCGTACTCTTCCATGCATCACGAAGGCTTCACAGACATGTTAGTTTGTGTAGTTGCATCGAATTGTTTAAGTGCGTGTTTAAGGGTTTGACTTCATTTCCGGACACAAACACGTCTGTCAGCAGCACGGACTCTAGGGCACGCTTGTCCGAGGTCACAGGTGAGGGTGCAGTGCATGATACTAGCAGGCATGTAGCAAGGTACTGTGGATGGACACTATGAGCTCATTAAATTCAAGCATGTCCTTAAAACCACGCAGAGGGGATGGAAATGAATTTCTTAATGGGTCTTCTAAGGAATGTCCAAACCATGAGGTTTTCATTTCAAGCAACAGCTGTAACTCATGGGGGAACTGAACACTACTACAGGTTAAAAAGAGCAGGACAGGCGAAGGGAGGGAGTCTTtcctaaaattaaataaacaatagtgCACGCCACAAAAAGTGCACACAGTAGCTGGTGCTATATGTTGATGCACAGGTTATATCCGAAGTGCATGGGGACCAAGCATGGGGTTGAAGTTACCTGGTATTTTTAACCTGATTTTTTGCTTCTGGGGCTTtgcaggggaggggagagaatcAGTTTAAATAGTTAGAGCCAGTTTTGCAGGCACAGTTCTTAGCTAGTTTAAAATGATGCTGCACTGTGAATAGAGAttccatattaaaaacattaggCTGTGTTGAGAAAACTGGCCCTTAAAAGTTTTAGATCATCTTCATTTAAGCTTCTAAAGGTCATACTATTTCTAAAAGTTCATGGATGGTCTAAAGAAAAGaagttattttgttaaaatccAATTGATCCAGTTATCTTGTCAGCATGtaagttaaaagttaaaatgggTTATCCTGATTTAAGAATAAGTGCACTGCTTAATTGGGTCTGACATGAAGGAAACTACGGTGAAGCTTGTGAACTCACCTTGTGACCGGAGATCTGCAGACTCTCTCAGGTTCGTCTGTGACCCTCAAGAGGAAGACAAAGGTTTGCATTAGGAATTAgctgagaggaagaaaaagaagccccacccactccactTAATTCACCAATCAATGAAGCTCACACATAAACGCTCGCTGGGTGGTGAAGGGCCACAGTAACACCCTCACAAAAGCAAAGCACACACGTCACCGCTATAGAGCAAACAGCATAccgtggaaaaaaaacagactacAAGCTCCCTAAAAGATGTGAATCTGTGCGTCTTGGGGGTATGCATGAGCGTTTCATTCCACCACAGTATCATGCCAGAACAACAatatgaacaaatgaaaaaaacaatgacCACCATGAAATCAAGTAGTTAAATAAGAACTTCCTACTGACAGCAATCTACATGAATTGGTGGCAGTTTGCTTGCATCTTGATTTTCACAACTAAACAAAATACTCTCCCTTAAAGCATTAGCCAAGTATTAGAGTTCTATATAATCTCAGCTAGATGTCTACATTAATGTAATCTCTAAATGTTGAACAAAACATAGCTGTAGGTTTACTAGATTAATGATCGgacagttcacacacactataactTGACAAGCCCCACACATAGAGCTCTGCGCAAGATGTGTGTCCGCCTGCTGCCATCTGAGGGTTCCAGTGCTCAAAGCAGCATCCTTAATCCTTCACCTGAACAATGACAAAGCAGAAGCCTCTCATGGCCTTTAGAAGTGCTCGTGAAGACGTTCTCCTGCCTCTGTCGTGGCACCTGCAAGCTCTTTGAGTACCGATGCATGCAGATGTGAGTGCCAACCTCTATCAGCCTCGAGCTGTGGGTGAGGTCCCTATGAAGGCAGCACGCTGGTTACACACTCTTGACTGAAAGGGGACAAGGGACATTCTATTTTCCTCTCAAAGTATACCAAACTTATTGTGTAACGACACCAGACAGAAACCATTCATTGGAAGCCTGTCACTGTACGTTTTTAAGCCTCTGGTCTTTCCCAGAAGGAAAAGACCTCTAGCGGGGGGATGACATTAGTTTCATGTCTCAATAGGACTTGTCACAAGGGAGCCATGTGATCAATCATGACATTAACCAGGCCAAGCCCAGAACTGCACCTGTGAGTGGTGAGTGATGGAGAGCACGAATAAACCTGAACTAAGCAGATGGACGCAAGTCACTGTGGAGCAAAGTGCCCCTTGTTAATCACACAGGAGCCATCTACATCAAGCTCAAAGCCATCAGGAACATACTGTCCTGCAAAGTGCAGTGGACAGCGCGACGCATGCATTCCCTGTTGTGATTGCAAGCGCTTTCGATAATGGCCACAAGGGGGAGCCCTGCAACCTTGTTCCAGCAAATGCAAGGACTGGCCAGCAAAGCAACGACGGGCTCCTGGCAGGAAGTGAGAACGGCGGGACAGacagaagaggaaaagaagagatggaaagatggGAAGAAGACTTACTAACTGCTTTCGATCCATGTGGCAGAGGGCAGCCCGAGACGGATTTGTTTGAGCTCTGACGCTTAGTGGGGTCAAGATTGACCCtaggagatggagaggggaaagaaagcaaaaggagagagagggagagagagagagagagagagaggcaggagggtTGACAGAGAAATAAGACACAGCTGGTtgataaagaaaaacaagcgaaaaaaagaaggaaagacaCAGAGCACCCAACCTCGGCCAAGTCTAAGAAGGACAGAGGAACGCAGACCattggggagggggttgttAGCAGCCACTGGTTAATAAAGAAGGAAACTACATGAAGAGTTAACgcagagcaggagacagagaaCGTTCCCTAACGTGGAGGGTGTCTCAATCCAGCTGCCTTTGGAAAGGCAGAAACAGATCGGCTCCAGCAGCTGATCTCTGGCACTGATTACTAGCTCTGAGGTAAGAGCTTTTCAGATATGCTTAATCAAATCCTGAAAGGTTTCTTCCGAGGAATCAAGGGATCACTATAGACTTCATCCACTGACAGGCAACATTTGTCCATGTGATTTCTTAGGTTTGGCATTGTATTTCAATACAATGCCAGAGATTTTTAGCTGTCTTTAATCAGATTCTAGAGATATTTAGCGGTCTCTCATTCAGCCTGGACTATTtccatatatttacatatgctTAAATCAAGTGTTAAATCAAGAGCACAAATTAATTCACTGCATATTCTGTGGCGCACTGCACACAAGTTAACATTTTCCCCAACTGTCTGTCTCAAAACGGTAGGCCAAGGTAAATTCTAAACCTGCTTGTTTGACTTCTTTACATTTCATTCAGCAATGGGTAGCAGGAAACCTGATCACTGATTTGCAGGTCTCGTTGACACAAACGCCTGCATGACTCAGCCTTGAACTATCTGAAATTAACAGTCTTGGACGGTGTACTGATATACGGCTCAAACcggcaaaacatttcagaagaaCATTTCAAGTCCATCAGCTATAGACCGCGCACTTCGAAAGTGTCCCCTCTTTCTGATTGGGACGCCCCGTGCTGTCCCGAGGCCCGCTCTCTCCCGTTACCTGCGCGTCAGCTTGGAGGTGAGTTTGCTGAAGAGGTTGGAGGTGGCCCGACTGCGGGCGTGGGGTAGGGGGCTGGCGTCGTGCGACAGGGTGGGCGAGGCGGGTGGAGCGTGCGTGGGCGTGCGGCGCTCTCGTAGCTGGCCGCCGTGGAAGGTGCTGCGGACCGTGGAGCCTCTGGTCAAGCGGGAACGTTCGGCCGAGGAGGGGGTGGCCACGCCCGCGCCGGTGATGCTGTGCGTGGAGGGCGACGCTGGCGGTAAACGGTGTGAGAGggagctggggagagagagagagaccgacgtTACACGCCGGGCGCAATAACAGGCCTGCAGTGACGGAGGGGAGGATCAGATAGCGGCACAGATGGGGCGGCTCGGGTGAAACGTGAACGCCGCGTGCTGAGTCATTTCTGCTACGAAGGCTCCCTTTCACTCTCCCACTTTCAGTGTTTCAttctttcagtttctctctctacatGGAAATTTCGTGCCGGACCACGAGTGACCCGGGCCCTTCGCAAAAAACGCCTGTAGCTGTACATCCGATCGGCAGAGAGTGAGCAACTGTTATGTTCTAGTGGGTTCTGTGCGAACGTGGACACTCACAACACaagtgagaaagacaaagacagagagtgagagtgagagtgagagtgagagtgagagtgagaggtatTTCTTAATTGGATCTTTGACCGGGACTTTTATTCAGACAGCCTAGCAAATACGCCCCTTTTCCCCCTTTTAACAGAACACTTAACATGCTCAGCTTCTCATCCCgacaaacacacccactcattcGCAAAAACTCCCTCTTCATCACAGTACAAACAATATCTCGATAACACCTTTGAAGTTCAAACCCCTCTATATTAGTCATGTTCTTGTAAAAGCCAAACTCCAAAGTGAGTGTGGATTTCATAAGAGCTAGGATGACGGCAAAATGTTACGGCCAAATCTGCTCCTATTTGTTCCTTCTTGTATTGTACCAACATTTGCCCGCGCAACCAAAAAGAAGCTGCCACTTCATCTTTTCTCTGCAGTTGTAACCTGCTTTAAAAATAGAGCTTTGTGATGTGAAATcttcactttatttttgaaacagCACTTTGTGAAGCAAATTGGCATCTTTAGTCTTGGACGCTCTAAAAAACACACGAACAATGGCCACAAAGACCATAAAACAAACACGCATCACAAACACTTGGACTGATCACAGGTACAAACAAGCCCATGTAAAATCCTCCACTGGAGATCACCAGTCCTCTTGACCTCTTGGTGGCTGTACAGCGTTCTCCAAACTGTTCCCAGCAGCCCCAAGCTTGTGCCTCCACACTGTGCCCACTTTCCCTCTCAGTGATGTCTTATTTCATATCTTCACACAACTTTTGTacaaaaattgtacattttatggATGATCAAGTTATACTGTCCAAGAAGGCCCGAACAAATTGTTCTTCAAATTAGGTATAATCCCAATATAATCCTAATATAATCCCAATCCCCCACTGGGCACTGTGCTTCTATTCCAGTAATCCTGTAGTAAGGAAcactctttctgtgtcttttcaCTCACATGTCAGTAACAATCTTGACATAAGAAACAGCCCAACAAAGAAACTTCCACCTCCAGGTCAACAAGACCCAGTCCAACAACATCCACTACATGCAACAGTCTCTGAAACACATAACATCTGGGCAAGGCCTGGTGCCCGACAGCCCTCAGCATGCAAACAGATCCCTTTAATCAGGGGTTCATCCagcggcaaaaaaaaaaaagtccctttAAGATCAgtatgcaaaaaacaaacaaacaatctcaaAGTTTAAATAGTCCATAATGAAAAAGAGGCAATCTGTTCAGACGTAGTTATCCCGGGTCTCAGAAAAACATAACTACAGCCATCTGAAACCCATCAGTATGAAAAATAAAGCTGACCACACCTCTGTATATCAAATCCACTGGGCCAGTTAAAAATCTCTGAATTAACTTGTTGTGAGATTTCTGGAAATAAACAAGCTTTGACAAGTACTGTCTTTCATGCGCTTTATTCTGCTTTGCAAAGTAAAGGTTCTGTCTCGCATACAGAAGTCTGAGAGAAGAGGAGCGCCAATCAaagcacacgcacagacacacgcccacacccacacccacacacacagttgtttaCGTAGAGAATGAGATAAGACCAGTCTAGGCTGAAGGCTGGCCTCCAGGATTGTAGTCACAGCTGACAAGACACATTTTACAGTTCCCATCTAGTTTCCCTCCCTTAAACTTTTGACCTATCCTTAGCAAATTTGTGCACAACATAGAAAACATACACTTCAATTTTCTCCCAGAAACTGCATGCGGAAGTGCTCGACAAATGCAGCAGACCACAGTATCATTGAGATGATCAGGCTCTTATCAACACCCTCCCTCTAAAAGACATTAGCAGGTGCATCCATTTCAATCTCGCTAAGATACTCAATGTCTTTTCCACCACCACTTTCCACTAACCTGATTCAATCTGGCCAAGGACGTAAAGCCATCCCCAGACTGAGCCCATGTATaccgagagagaaagagaaaaaatgagataaagagagcaagacagagagagagagagtgagtgagtgagtaagcgACAGAGACAAGTGAGACATACACTAAGAGAAGATGCTCTTGGCATGTGTCCTGCTCTGCGCCCTCCAGGGTGCTGGAGTTGGTGCTACACtaaaatctcacacacagcctcgCCAGCAGTCTGGAGCCACTTTGGTTAATGCTCTAAATAAGCCTGCACTGATACAGCAGCCTCatctcacacatccacacacggGCTTGACTCTAAcacagacagtgggagagtCTGACTACACACGCATTTATTTAGactttatatacagtatatattctGCATTCAGAATATTCTGCAGCTCTGTAAGTAATGTTTTGTGGATCGAGTAACAGTAATGAATATAGTGTGTGCTTCCTAAGTACACTTTTTTAGGGAAAACCACAAAGAGATTGTGTCATTATAcaccacagaggaagagagtaCGTTGTTTAGGTCAGTATGAACAGTGCAGTAAGACATGGGGAGTGTGGCTGGTGCACGTTTTCTAGACTAACAGTGCTGGAGAGAAGGTGCTGGTTCAGCTCAGGCAGGCTCACCAGCTGCAACCTGGAGCAGGTTAAACatccaccacccccaccaccccccaaaCCTCCATCAGATCACACGACCAACGCCGTCTGTTACACAACAGAGAGAGGAAATTCATACGAACGAGAGAGGGTggtgggacagacagagagacagagatacagagacagcacacGCAAAAAGAGGATAGGGATAggaagaagggaagagagggggagagagagacagagatacagagacagcacacGCAAAAAGAGGATAGGGATAggaagaagggaagagagggggagagagacagagatacagagacagcacacGCAAAAAGAGGATAGGGATAggaagaagggaagagagggggagagagacagatacagagacagcacacGCAAAAAGAGGATAGGGATAggaagaagggaagagagggggagagagagacagagatacagagacagcacacGCAAAAAGAGGATAGGGATAggaagaagggaagagagggggagagagagatagagatacagagacagcacacGCAAAAAGAGGATAGGGATAggaagaagggaagagagggggagagagagatagagatacagagacagcacacGCAAAAAGAGGATAGGGATAGGAAGAAGgcaagagagggggagagagagatagagggagaaagtTGGAGAGAGCCAGGGCCAGATTCTACTGTGAAACACACGCTGTCTGCCACTGCTGAAACATCTGCCGGGAACATCAAAAACCACATTGATCTAATAAATGGCACCTCTTTACCTACACAGCTGATGATTTCAGAACATACCACACAATACAAGATACTTCTCTAGGTTTTAATGTAGAAAGCATCTAGTCTTAACTGAACAGATGATATCAGGTAACTCTAAAcagaaacacccacccacagacccatgttcacttcacacacacacacacacacacacacacacacacacacagtacctgtTCTCCTTGCCGTTCTGCAGTAAGGAGTGTCTATCCGTGCTGGAGCGGTCGGTGCACACATATGTGTTTCTGCGGGTCATGGCACTTGCTGGGATGTTGTTCtggagaacaaaaacaagataaGCAACAAACACGTAAGGCCACAGGTGAAACGCATTATACAAACACCACGGCCATGGGTGAAATGCATTATACAAACACCATGGCCATGGGTGAAATGCATTATACAAACACCATGGCCATGGGTGAAACATGTTATATAAACACCACGGTCGCAGGTGAAACACATTATATTAATACCATGGCCACAGgtgaaacacatataaacaccaCGGTCACGGGTGaaacacattatataaacaCCATGGCCACGGGTGAAACACAttatacattcacatatacagcatttggcagactctcttatccagagcaacttacaaaagtgctttactCATAGAAACCCCACGACCACGGGCGCATTACTTCCACTCCATCTATTGCCCATCATTCTGCAGTGGATTCTCAGCCCCAGTATGTTGACctacgtgtgcgtgtgctgatGCACCTGAGTCAGATCATTTGCTTGGTTTCCAAAGAAGGCACATGCTGAGACTGTGGGAATACTGCCATAGAAGGCCTGTGTGTGCCCTGATCCTAACTACACTTTAACATACATCCACATCTACATGACCTCTGCTATCTTCACTATCTTTATGTCAATGTTATCTTCACAGCCCTGTGTtacactctgctgtgtttggAGAAAATAACTCCGCCGCCAAGCGTCTGTCTGCACAGGCATCTCGCCCTCACCGCCGTGATGGGAACGTCCTTGCGGCGGTCGGGGATCTCGGCCTTGTTGGGGTTGCTGGCCATGCTGACCATGGGGCTGGAGGGTGGAATGCTCCGGCTACCCACAGTGCTGCAGCTGGACTTGCGTGCTGCCAAACGCTCGTCCTTCAGCTCCGCCTCTCCGGGCCCTGGCCCCGCCCCAGCTGTCGCAGTGGGGCTGCGCTTGGGGTGGGCCGTTGGCACTGCAGGGCCGCCTGCCACATGTCCAGGGGAAGACAGGGAACACAGTCAGACAGCCTGGCAGATTTACTGTGAGGCTGTAAGCTACGGCATGCTGGAAATGCCATTAGTACAGTGGCATTCcgaatatgaatgaatgaaacaaacaaattaaaagttCAGGACCAAGTATTATTTCTTAAATGTCAGCAGAGCTACTCATTATCTATGATCTCAGGCTAAACCAGTTTGCAGTTGTTGAGTCACTGAGGTTATTTCAGAACCGGGGACAGGTGAACTGGAGACTCACAGAAGTCACTGTGCCTCCTCTGGCGGTGGTAGGTGGAAGCACTGCGCTGGGCCTTGCTGTGGGTGGAGGCTGAGGTGGAGCTGGACGAGGAAGTGGAGGAATGTTTACTGGTACCGTTGGTTATAGGACTGGGCCGTACACGCGCCAGGGAAAGACTACTGCTCGACCGGGACTCACTGACATCCTGTGTAGGGGGACAGGCATGGGTGAACCACATctgcgtaaacacacacataattttatatatataaaatatcaatTTCGCATCTCACCTCGCCTTTGCGGCCAAGCAAGAGGTAGGTGGAGGTGATCTCATTGTACTTCTGAGAGGTCAGAGCTTCTCTGATCTCCTCGCGGGTGTAACCCATGCCTACCATGACCTCTGTGGCGGAAcggagagagaatgaacagacACACTTCGTTTATTTAAgagcagaaggaaaaaaatgtagagCAGTAAAAATCAGATCTATCATACTTCTGTTTAGTTCAGTCTCTAGCCAAACACCACGACCTGTCTGTGGAAAAAGTCCAGGAGTATCTGATGTGTTACATCAGGTACAGCTGTGTTAGATCAGGAGCAGAACTCCTCAGGGCAGCAGCTCTGCAGGAGCAGGCTTGGTCACTGGGAGGAGAGACCATCTCACCTATCCGCTCAGAGTCATTGTAGTTCTCCACAGGTTCTACGTGTGGTTTCAGCTCGTCGCCATCGTATCCGACGTTCATCCACTTATCCTTCATGATTTGCTATGGGAGACCCAGACAGACAAGTTAAGATTACCCTGGAAAAGCAGTGTTGCTCACGGCAACGCCGCCCAAGGCCGAGAGTGTGGACTGCGGCAGCGGCAGCTGTAGGCCACAGTGAGCCCTCCCCACCTCTAGGCTGCAGCGTTTGCTGGGGTTGAGCACCAGGAACCTGCGGAGGATGCCCTCGCAGTCAGTGGACATGTAGAATGGCACGCGATACTTCCCCCGCAGGACTCGCTCCCTCAGCTCCTGGCGGAGGACGAAGAGAGAGACCGTTCAGCGCCCTGTCTGACCAGACACGTCTCGGCAAGGGCATTGGGCACCCGGGGACACATGGAACAGCACTGGACCTGCATCACGTTAACACCGCTTACAAATGCCAAGTGGCACATGGAAACCGTGTCCACATACGCCTCAGTAAACATTTCGCAGAGCCTCGAGGAGGAATTCCTTATATAGAAACTACGTCACACAGAGTTGCACGCGCAGTACGGAAGCTCAGTGTTCGAGCCATCTGACCAG includes the following:
- the mark4 gene encoding MAP/microtubule affinity-regulating kinase 4 isoform X1, whose amino-acid sequence is MSSRPAQQPGSDRNSDHHAPLSASRSEKGSAWSSRSLGARCRSSIASCSDEHPHIGNYRLLKTIGKGNFAKVKLARHILTGREVAIKIIDKTQLNPTSLQKLFREVRLMKGLNHPNIVQLFEVIETEKTLYLIMEYASGGEVFDYLVAHGRMKEKEARAKFRQIVSAVHYCHQKSIVHRDLKAENLLLDADSNIKIADFGFSNEFTVGSKLDTFCGSPPYAAPELFQGKKYDGPEVDVWSLGVILYTLVSGSLPFDGQNLKELRERVLRGKYRVPFYMSTDCEGILRRFLVLNPSKRCSLEQIMKDKWMNVGYDGDELKPHVEPVENYNDSERIEVMVGMGYTREEIREALTSQKYNEITSTYLLLGRKGEDVSESRSSSSLSLARVRPSPITNGTSKHSSTSSSSSTSASTHSKAQRSASTYHRQRRHSDFCGPAVPTAHPKRSPTATAGAGPGPGEAELKDERLAARKSSCSTVGSRSIPPSSPMVSMASNPNKAEIPDRRKDVPITANNIPASAMTRRNTYVCTDRSSTDRHSLLQNGKENSSLSHRLPPASPSTHSITGAGVATPSSAERSRLTRGSTVRSTFHGGQLRERRTPTHAPPASPTLSHDASPLPHARSRATSNLFSKLTSKLTRRVNLDPTKRQSSNKSVSGCPLPHGSKAVRSQTNLRESADLRSQAPEAKNQVKNTSRHLSGHQKAPEPRTPRCGWDVRVRSRRDPADMVLALREAAQGCGCQVHQAGPFLLSCTHGAAGSRVAFEAEVCHLPAGPNDTSGVRFKRLWGAPLAFRDIATKVSKELEL
- the mark4 gene encoding MAP/microtubule affinity-regulating kinase 4 isoform X6 — encoded protein: MSSRPAQQPGSDRNSDHHAPLSASRSEKGSAWSSRSLGARCRSSIASCSDEHPHIGNYRLLKTIGKGNFAKVKLARHILTGREVAIKIIDKTQLNPTSLQKLFREVRLMKGLNHPNIVQLFEVIETEKTLYLIMEYASGGEVFDYLVAHGRMKEKEARAKFRQIVSAVHYCHQKSIVHRDLKAENLLLDADSNIKIADFGFSNEFTVGSKLDTFCGSPPYAAPELFQGKKYDGPEVDVWSLGVILYTLVSGSLPFDGQNLKELRERVLRGKYRVPFYMSTDCEGILRRFLVLNPSKRCSLEQIMKDKWMNVGYDGDELKPHVEPVENYNDSERIEVMVGMGYTREEIREALTSQKYNEITSTYLLLGRKGEDVSESRSSSSLSLARVRPSPITNGTSKHSSTSSSSSTSASTHSKAQRSASTYHRQRRHSDFCGPAVPTAHPKRSPTATAGAGPGPGEAELKDERLAARKSSCSTVGSRSIPPSSPMVSMASNPNKAEIPDRRKDVPITANNIPASAMTRRNTYVCTDRSSTDRHSLLQNGKENSSLSHRLPPASPSTHSITGAGVATPSSAERSRLTRGSTVRSTFHGGQLRERRTPTHAPPASPTLSHDASPLPHARSRATSNLFSKLTSKLTRRVTDEPERVCRSPVTSPRSKKSG
- the mark4 gene encoding MAP/microtubule affinity-regulating kinase 4 isoform X5 — its product is MSSRPAQQPGSDRNSDHHAPLSASRSEKGSAWSSRSLGARCRSSIASCSDEHPHIGNYRLLKTIGKGNFAKVKLARHILTGREVAIKIIDKTQLNPTSLQKLFREVRLMKGLNHPNIVQLFEVIETEKTLYLIMEYASGGEVFDYLVAHGRMKEKEARAKFRQIVSAVHYCHQKSIVHRDLKAENLLLDADSNIKIADFGFSNEFTVGSKLDTFCGSPPYAAPELFQGKKYDGPEVDVWSLGVILYTLVSGSLPFDGQNLKELRERVLRGKYRVPFYMSTDCEGILRRFLVLNPSKRCSLEQIMKDKWMNVGYDGDELKPHVEPVENYNDSERIEVMVGMGYTREEIREALTSQKYNEITSTYLLLGRKGEDVSESRSSSSLSLARVRPSPITNGTSKHSSTSSSSSTSASTHSKAQRSASTYHRQRRHSDFCGPAVPTAHPKRSPTATAGAGPGPGEAELKDERLAARKSSCSTVGSRSIPPSSPMVSMASNPNKAEIPDRRKDVPITANNIPASAMTRRNTYVCTDRSSTDRHSLLQNGKENSSLSHRLPPASPSTHSITGAGVATPSSAERSRLTRGSTVRSTFHGGQLRERRTPTHAPPASPTLSHDASPLPHARSRATSNLFSKLTSKLTRRVNLDPTKRQSSNKSVSGCPLPHGSKAVNEPERVCRSPVTSPRSKKSG
- the mark4 gene encoding MAP/microtubule affinity-regulating kinase 4 isoform X2, producing the protein MSSRPAQQPGSDRNSDHHAPLSASRSEKGSAWSSRSLGARCRSSIASCSDEHPHIGNYRLLKTIGKGNFAKVKLARHILTGREVAIKIIDKTQLNPTSLQKLFREVRLMKGLNHPNIVQLFEVIETEKTLYLIMEYASGGEVFDYLVAHGRMKEKEARAKFRQIVSAVHYCHQKSIVHRDLKAENLLLDADSNIKIADFGFSNEFTVGSKLDTFCGSPPYAAPELFQGKKYDGPEVDVWSLGVILYTLVSGSLPFDGQNLKELRERVLRGKYRVPFYMSTDCEGILRRFLVLNPSKRCSLEQIMKDKWMNVGYDGDELKPHVEPVENYNDSERIEVMVGMGYTREEIREALTSQKYNEITSTYLLLGRKGEDVSESRSSSSLSLARVRPSPITNGTSKHSSTSSSSSTSASTHSKAQRSASTYHRQRRHSDFCGPAVPTAHPKRSPTATAGAGPGPGEAELKDERLAARKSSCSTVGSRSIPPSSPMVSMASNPNKAEIPDRRKDVPITANNIPASAMTRRNTYVCTDRSSTDRHSLLQNGKENSSLSHRLPPASPSTHSITGAGVATPSSAERSRLTRGSTVRSTFHGGQLRERRTPTHAPPASPTLSHDASPLPHARSRATSNLFSKLTSKLTRRVNLDPTKRQSSNKSVSGCPLPHGSKAVNEPERVCRSPVTSRHLSGHQKAPEPRTPRCGWDVRVRSRRDPADMVLALREAAQGCGCQVHQAGPFLLSCTHGAAGSRVAFEAEVCHLPAGPNDTSGVRFKRLWGAPLAFRDIATKVSKELEL
- the mark4 gene encoding MAP/microtubule affinity-regulating kinase 4 isoform X3, with protein sequence MSSRPAQQPGSDRNSDHHAPLSASRSEKGSAWSSRSLGARCRSSIASCSDEHPHIGNYRLLKTIGKGNFAKVKLARHILTGREVAIKIIDKTQLNPTSLQKLFREVRLMKGLNHPNIVQLFEVIETEKTLYLIMEYASGGEVFDYLVAHGRMKEKEARAKFRQIVSAVHYCHQKSIVHRDLKAENLLLDADSNIKIADFGFSNEFTVGSKLDTFCGSPPYAAPELFQGKKYDGPEVDVWSLGVILYTLVSGSLPFDGQNLKELRERVLRGKYRVPFYMSTDCEGILRRFLVLNPSKRCSLEQIMKDKWMNVGYDGDELKPHVEPVENYNDSERIEVMVGMGYTREEIREALTSQKYNEITSTYLLLGRKGEDVSESRSSSSLSLARVRPSPITNGTSKHSSTSSSSSTSASTHSKAQRSASTYHRQRRHSDFCGPAVPTAHPKRSPTATAGAGPGPGEAELKDERLAARKSSCSTVGSRSIPPSSPMVSMASNPNKAEIPDRRKDVPITANNIPASAMTRRNTYVCTDRSSTDRHSLLQNGKENSSLSHRLPPASPSTHSITGAGVATPSSAERSRLTRGSTVRSTFHGGQLRERRTPTHAPPASPTLSHDASPLPHARSRATSNLFSKLTSKLTRRVTDEPERVCRSPVTSRHLSGHQKAPEPRTPRCGWDVRVRSRRDPADMVLALREAAQGCGCQVHQAGPFLLSCTHGAAGSRVAFEAEVCHLPAGPNDTSGVRFKRLWGAPLAFRDIATKVSKELEL